One stretch of Argiope bruennichi chromosome 3, qqArgBrue1.1, whole genome shotgun sequence DNA includes these proteins:
- the LOC129962519 gene encoding cilia- and flagella-associated protein 43-like, whose product MSEETRFLSVIEPQIKKDHELIPWVTSLIDKLNEKSFRNLETKRTHIFQGMLSFKEDVETLLNESSSIPEEHQWGNEEFVMEDKLRDNLLKEREKDLADNKQALTTQLNNGLKLINDIKRKCLDSMLQKGNILDAFEKRKSLHNYPVPHFSDTSKLLMQRALKYFQINKCLKYLVAEKDFTETDIELNFSEQEYDEDKEKIGTNLREDILFMQTKEECVNYTLLLEYIIFHKRLAFNKRFENLLQLKKDTVKTIKANNSQIRNMLTAIEEERELWEPDDVVETLESKFQPTEEEIEENCHLKSEAESKVMKGIAADFLEDEWLQRILNPKVKEAQPKLKREAIGRMKKEIDKLSKISSDAYNHYEKSHKMLVEEKLQWDLNINQEELQLFLIIFCTSNNKLIRRGNLFFKECIEGLKRVAVVVDSQRAKIDLLTMNMNKIRENLMKEVAKIDGEVQQLSRMSRNKQAFLDAYKERPRMKSISETLNPFANKSSLEYESFNYLNSNKMKPPRVPMNIWKELCALREERANMEKKLRMSDFDFSKLDKKRNEIKNWQSDLRAFILVKSVFFKYMHEKELECNVEMPLVTSITSEQLETEYPLKLAFNHLIFIKRYHVEALNSVISIAGENKLELLHKTATAKNQIQRNVTRIQNINLELRDLKTDIQTVLNTPLGREVLNALQDPMGFGPHVKIQEVEKTHKQEKHDIERQMQNVSKNINNIKMRMQNLHKGMSNRMKEIDVLKGKIAELRNLGDK is encoded by the coding sequence ATGTCGGAAGAAACTAGGTTTCTCTCAGTTATAGAAccgcaaataaaaaaagatcacGAATTGATCCCATGGGTAACATCACTGattgataaattgaatgaaaaatcttTCAGAAACTTGGAAACAAAAAGAACACATATTTTTCAAGGAATGTTATCATTTAAAGAAGATGTAGAAACTCTGCTGAATGAAAGTTCCTCCATCCCAGAGGAGCATCAATGGGGAAACGAAGAGTTCGTTATGGAAGATAAATTAAGAGACAATTTGctaaaagaaagggaaaaagaCTTAGCAGACAATAAGCAAGCTTTGACGACGCAATTAAATAATGGATTGAAacttattaatgatatcaaacgcAAATGTTTGGACAGTATGCTCCAAAAAGGGAATATTTTGGATGCATTTGAAAAACGAAAATCTTTACATAATTATCCCGTTCCACATTTTTCTGATACTTCAAAACTTCTCATGCAAAGGgcgttgaaatattttcaaattaataaatgcttaaaatatctaGTGGCTGAAAAAGATTTCACTGAAACTGACATTGAGTTAAATTTCAGCGAACAAGAGTATGACgaagacaaagaaaaaattgGTACAAACTTGAGAGAAGATATCCTGTTCATGCAAACTAAAGAAGAATGTGTCAATTACACTCTCCTCTtagaatacataatttttcataaaagactAGCATTTAATAAACGGTTTGAAAACTTACTTCAACTCAAGAAGGACACAGTAAAGACCATAAAGGCCAATAACTCACAAATAAGAAACATGTTGACTGCAATTGAAGAAGAGAGGGAGCTATGGGAGCCTGATGATGTAGTAGAAACTCTTGAATCTAAATTCCAACCCACGGAAGAAGAAATAGAAGAGAACTGTCACTTGAAATCAGAAGCAGAGTCAAAAGTAATGAAAGGAATTGCAGCTGATTTTCTGGAAGATGAATGGCTGCAAAGAATATTAAATCCAAAAGTTAAAGAAGCTCAACCGAAACTCAAACGAGAAGCTATAGGACgcatgaaaaaagaaatagacaaattaagcaaaatttcgtCCGATGCATATAATCATTATGAGAAAAGTCATAAAATGTTAGTGGAGGAAAAATTACAGTGGGATTTAAATATCAACCAGGAAGAATTGcaactgtttttaattattttctgcacaAGTAACAACAAACTTATTAGAAgaggaaatttattctttaaagagtGCATCGAGGGTTTAAAAAGAGTAGCCGTTGTTGTCGATTCTCAACGAGCCAAAATAGATCTTTTAactatgaatatgaataaaatccgagaaaatttgatgaaagaagTCGCGAAAATCGATGGTGAAGTTCAGCAACTGAGTAGAATGTCTCGAAACAAGCAGGCGTTTCTCGACGCATATAAAGAAAGACCGAGAATGAAATCAATTTCAGAGACACTAAATCCTTTCGCGAATAAAAGCAGTTTAgaatatgaaagttttaattacttaaattcaaaTAAGATGAAACCACCACGAGTTCCAATGAATATCTGGAAAGAGCTATGCGCACTGAGAGAAGAAAGAGCGAATATGGAGAAAAAACTCAGGATGAgtgattttgatttttcaaaattggataagaaaaggaatgaaattaaGAACTGGCAGAGTGATTTGAGGGCGTTCATTCTGGTCAAATCcgtatttttcaagtacatgcaCGAAAAAGAACTGGAATGCAACGTTGAAATGCCACTAGTAACATCTATCACCAGCGAACAGCTTGAAACTGAATATCCACTTAAACTCGCgtttaatcatttgattttcattaaaagatacCACGTAGAAGCCTTGAATAGTGTTATTAGCATTGCAGGAGAAAATAAACTCGAACTTCTGCATAAAACGGCAACAGCTAAAAATCAAATTCAGAGAAATGTGACAAgaatacaaaacataaatttaGAGCTCAGAGATTTGAAAACTGATATCCAAACAGTTCTGAATACCCCATTAGGGCGTGAAGTTCTGAATGCTCTGCAAGATCCAATGGGTTTTGGCCCTCATGTGAAAATACAAGAAGTAGAGAAGACGCACAAACAAGAAAAGCATGACATTGAACGGCAGATGCAGAATGtgtccaaaaatataaataacataaaaatgagaATGCAAAATTTACATAAGGGAATGAGTAACAGAATGAAAGAAATAGAcgtattaaaaggaaaaattgctGAATTACGCAATTTGGGagataaataa